One genomic segment of Nonomuraea coxensis DSM 45129 includes these proteins:
- a CDS encoding alpha/beta fold hydrolase — MSTPRFLDLPPGVTPQKIETPQGTFAALEALPVSGVVERWPALLVPGLTGSKEDFIAVLMTLAQSGRRVVAVDLRGQYETPGPDDPAAYTCAALGADLDALAQVIGGGEPMHLVGHSFGGLVAREAVIDGRTKFASFTLMGSGPGAIEGRRARHGRKIMEEVPALGLEHVWHHRFEPEALAGDVPDEVVAFLRRRLLANSPTGLSRMAEQVLTMRDRTDELRQIEVPTLVLYGEDDDGWPPETQSEMAARLGAECVVVPGAAHSPAVEAPETTAAALVRFWNAAEKHYLDIRSNSL; from the coding sequence GTGAGTACGCCGCGATTCCTCGACCTGCCTCCTGGCGTCACCCCACAGAAGATCGAGACGCCACAGGGCACGTTCGCGGCCCTGGAGGCCCTTCCGGTCAGTGGTGTGGTTGAGCGCTGGCCCGCGCTCCTCGTCCCCGGCCTGACCGGCAGCAAGGAGGACTTCATCGCGGTCCTGATGACGCTCGCGCAGTCCGGCCGCCGGGTGGTGGCGGTCGACCTGCGCGGCCAGTACGAGACCCCGGGCCCCGACGACCCCGCCGCGTACACCTGCGCGGCCCTCGGCGCCGACCTCGACGCGCTCGCCCAGGTGATCGGCGGCGGCGAGCCCATGCACCTGGTGGGCCACTCCTTCGGCGGCCTGGTGGCCCGGGAGGCGGTCATCGACGGGCGCACGAAGTTCGCCTCGTTCACGCTCATGGGCTCGGGCCCGGGGGCGATCGAGGGCCGGCGGGCCCGCCACGGCAGGAAGATCATGGAAGAGGTGCCGGCGCTCGGCCTGGAGCACGTGTGGCACCACAGGTTCGAGCCGGAGGCGCTGGCCGGCGACGTCCCCGACGAGGTCGTGGCCTTCCTGCGCCGGCGCCTGCTGGCCAACTCGCCGACCGGCCTGTCACGGATGGCGGAGCAGGTGCTCACCATGCGCGACCGCACCGACGAGCTGCGCCAGATCGAGGTGCCCACGCTCGTCCTGTACGGCGAGGACGACGACGGCTGGCCCCCCGAGACGCAGTCGGAGATGGCGGCCAGGCTGGGCGCCGAGTGCGTGGTGGTGCCGGGCGCCGCGCACTCCCCCGCCGTCGAGGCGCCGGAGACGACGGCGGCGGCGCTGGTCAGGTTCTGGAACGCCGCAGAAAAGCACTACTTGGACATACGGTCCAATAGCCTGTAA